The Erpetoichthys calabaricus chromosome 5, fErpCal1.3, whole genome shotgun sequence genome has a segment encoding these proteins:
- the LOC114652447 gene encoding C-type lectin domain family 4 member D-like encodes MCGHLVIVESAEEQNFLENKAKDFNYGGYWIGLTDQKNENTFVWVDNRPLDSNNGFWDQKQPNGKRDENCVQLWGRNQQKHWHDYPCGTVAKRVCETTAFLLHN; translated from the exons ATGTGTGGACACCTGGTGATAGTAGAAAGTGCAGAGGAGCAG aattttttagaaaataaagctAAAGATTTTAATTATGGGGGTTATTGGATTGGCCTGACTGACCAGAAGAATGAGAACACTTTTGTTTGGGTGGACAACAGGCCTCTAGACTCAAATAACGG GTTTTGGGACCAAAAACAGCCTAATGGTAAACGTGATGAAAACTGTGTGCAGCTATGGGGAAGAAATCAGCAAAAACATTGGCATGACTACCCATGTGGAACTGTAGCAAAAAGGGTCTGTGAGACCACTGCATTTCTACTTCACAATTAA